The Verrucomicrobiaceae bacterium genome has a window encoding:
- a CDS encoding saccharopine dehydrogenase family protein, which produces MSHRVLIIGAGGVGRVVTHKCAQLPEVFGEIMLASRTKSKCDSIAAELKRPIQTAGVDADNVPELVKLLQSFKPEVVINVALPYQDLTIMDACLEAGVHYIDTANYEPKDVAKFEYHWQWAYQDKFKKAGLTALLGCGFDPGVTNVYTAYALKHHFSKIDTLDILDCNAGDHGKAFATNFNPEINLREVTANGRYWQDGKWVETKPLEIKRSFSFPDGIGPKNIYCLYHEELESLTKHIPMRRARFWMTFGDAYIKHMEVLVNVGMTGIHPVKHKGVDIIPIEFLKTLLPEPGTLGPDTKGKTCIGNWIEGTGKDGKAKRYYVYNICDHQECYRETNSQGVSYTTGVPAMIAARQLLTNPAEYRQPGVWNVEQLNPDPFMADLNAYGLPWVETWPTEPLPGE; this is translated from the coding sequence ATGTCCCACAGAGTCCTCATCATCGGAGCCGGCGGCGTCGGCCGCGTCGTCACCCACAAATGCGCCCAACTCCCAGAGGTCTTTGGCGAAATCATGCTCGCCAGCCGCACCAAATCCAAGTGCGACAGCATCGCCGCCGAGCTGAAGCGCCCAATCCAGACCGCCGGTGTCGATGCCGACAATGTCCCCGAGCTCGTGAAGCTGCTCCAGAGCTTCAAACCCGAGGTCGTCATCAATGTCGCACTGCCCTACCAGGACCTCACCATCATGGACGCCTGCTTAGAAGCTGGCGTGCACTACATCGACACCGCGAACTACGAGCCCAAGGACGTCGCTAAATTCGAATACCACTGGCAGTGGGCCTATCAGGATAAATTCAAAAAGGCAGGCCTCACCGCCCTGCTCGGTTGCGGCTTTGACCCCGGCGTGACCAATGTGTACACCGCCTACGCTTTGAAGCACCACTTCAGCAAGATCGACACCCTCGACATCCTCGACTGCAACGCTGGCGATCACGGCAAAGCCTTCGCCACCAACTTCAATCCCGAGATCAATCTCCGCGAAGTCACCGCCAACGGCCGCTACTGGCAAGACGGCAAGTGGGTCGAAACCAAGCCGCTCGAAATCAAGCGCAGCTTCTCCTTCCCAGACGGCATCGGCCCCAAAAACATCTACTGCCTCTATCACGAAGAGCTGGAGAGCCTCACCAAGCACATCCCCATGCGCCGCGCTCGCTTCTGGATGACATTTGGCGATGCCTACATCAAGCACATGGAAGTCCTCGTGAATGTCGGCATGACCGGCATTCATCCCGTGAAGCACAAAGGCGTCGATATCATCCCCATCGAGTTTTTGAAGACCCTCCTACCCGAGCCCGGCACTCTCGGCCCCGATACCAAAGGCAAGACCTGCATCGGCAACTGGATCGAAGGCACCGGCAAAGACGGCAAGGCCAAGCGCTACTACGTTTACAACATCTGCGACCATCAAGAGTGCTACCGCGAGACCAATAGCCAAGGCGTCAGCTACACCACGGGCGTTCCCGCCATGATCGCAGCTCGCCAGCTACTGACAAATCCGGCCGAGTATCGCCAACCTGGCGTCTGGAATGTCGAGCAGCTCAATCCAGACCCCTTCATGGCCGATCTCAATGCCTACGGCCTGCCGTGGGTGGAAACCTGGCCCACCGAGCCGCTCCCCGGCGAGTAA
- a CDS encoding ThuA domain-containing protein, with protein MIKRFTLLLAATLSLSSAFAEPKKLLVVTVTTGFRHSSIETAEKVLAERGQKTGAWTVDYVHHPEGQPKNPGKPPVKGEKETDEAFKAKQEAYSTALADFNAANKLWGDKIKAYMADKMALDKIKHYDGFVFANTTGDLQLPDREGFIQLIKGGKAFVAMHSGSDTYHPFRGYIDMLGGEFETHKAQVEIQPIVHSPMHPAVKSVPSGWKVFDEIYIIKSFDKAAVHGLLGLNAHPNDKTPGYFPVSWCKEYGQGRVYYNSLGHREDVWDPTWKEGTKDRKNSPEIARTYQEMLIGGIKWALKLEQAEAPNGNIP; from the coding sequence ATGATAAAACGCTTCACGCTCCTCCTCGCTGCTACCCTTTCACTGAGTTCCGCCTTTGCTGAGCCGAAAAAACTGCTCGTCGTCACTGTCACGACCGGATTCCGCCACTCATCCATCGAGACCGCGGAGAAAGTGCTCGCCGAGCGCGGCCAAAAAACCGGCGCATGGACAGTGGACTATGTACACCACCCTGAAGGCCAGCCGAAGAACCCCGGCAAACCGCCCGTGAAAGGCGAAAAAGAGACCGATGAGGCCTTCAAAGCCAAGCAGGAGGCTTACAGCACCGCACTCGCTGACTTCAATGCCGCCAACAAACTCTGGGGCGATAAAATCAAAGCCTACATGGCCGACAAAATGGCCCTCGATAAAATCAAGCACTACGACGGCTTCGTCTTCGCCAATACCACGGGCGATCTGCAACTCCCAGACCGCGAAGGCTTCATCCAGCTCATCAAGGGCGGCAAAGCCTTCGTCGCGATGCACTCCGGCAGCGACACCTATCACCCCTTCCGTGGCTACATCGACATGCTCGGCGGCGAATTTGAAACGCACAAAGCCCAGGTCGAAATCCAGCCCATCGTGCACTCACCCATGCATCCAGCAGTGAAGTCCGTCCCGAGTGGCTGGAAGGTCTTTGATGAGATCTACATCATCAAATCCTTCGATAAAGCTGCGGTCCATGGCCTGCTCGGACTCAATGCCCATCCCAATGACAAAACTCCCGGCTACTTCCCCGTCTCCTGGTGCAAAGAGTACGGCCAAGGCAGAGTCTATTATAACTCCCTCGGCCACCGCGAAGACGTCTGGGACCCTACTTGGAAAGAGGGCACCAAAGATCGCAAAAACAGCCCAGAAATCGCCCGCACCTATCAGGAAATGCTCATCGGCGGCATCAAATGGGCACTGAAGCTGGAGCAAGCAGAGGCTCCGAACGGAAACATCCCGTAA